Proteins encoded by one window of Flexibacter flexilis DSM 6793:
- a CDS encoding MBL fold metallo-hydrolase: protein MKVEQIYTGCLAQGAYYIASEGEAVIIDPLREIQPYLDRAAKDGTKIKYILETHFHADFVSGHLDLAKATGATIVYGPTAKPAFEAHVATDGEVLKVGKVQFKVLHTPGHTMESSCFLLINEAGKDEAVFTGDTLFIGDVGRPDLAQKAANLTQEQLAALLYHSLRDKVMTLADEVIVYPAHGAGSACGKNMSKETVSTIGEQKAKNYALRADMTEQEFIAEVTDGLLPPPAYFPMNVAMNKLGYDSITEVLKRGLTPLSPSAFEAAANETGAMILDVRKAAVFKDGFIPNAINIGLDGQFAPWVGALIPDVKQQILLITEVGGEEEAITRLARVGYDYVIGYLEGGFEAWKTAGKEVDTVTRITADEFAKGFANEALVIDLRRQGEYSAEHLDGAKNIPLDYINEHLAEFPKDTPFTIHCAGGYRSMIAASILKSRGWSNFKEVEGGFGAISKTNVPKTNFVCPSTLK from the coding sequence ATGAAAGTAGAACAAATTTATACAGGCTGTTTGGCACAAGGTGCTTACTACATTGCCTCTGAAGGTGAAGCGGTTATCATTGACCCATTGCGCGAAATACAACCATACTTAGACCGTGCCGCCAAAGACGGAACTAAGATTAAATATATTTTGGAAACCCATTTTCATGCCGATTTTGTGAGCGGACACCTTGATTTGGCCAAAGCCACTGGCGCAACCATCGTGTATGGCCCTACGGCCAAGCCCGCTTTTGAAGCGCACGTAGCCACCGACGGCGAAGTATTGAAAGTCGGCAAAGTACAATTTAAGGTTTTGCACACACCTGGCCACACGATGGAAAGCTCTTGCTTTTTGCTTATCAATGAAGCGGGCAAAGACGAAGCCGTTTTCACAGGTGACACGCTTTTCATTGGCGATGTAGGCCGCCCAGACCTTGCCCAAAAAGCCGCAAACCTCACACAAGAACAATTAGCCGCGTTGCTTTACCATTCGCTCCGCGATAAAGTAATGACACTGGCCGACGAAGTAATCGTTTACCCAGCGCACGGTGCGGGCAGTGCTTGCGGCAAAAACATGAGCAAAGAAACAGTTTCGACCATTGGCGAACAAAAAGCGAAAAACTACGCTTTGCGTGCCGACATGACCGAACAAGAATTTATAGCAGAAGTAACCGATGGCCTTTTGCCTCCACCAGCCTATTTCCCGATGAACGTGGCCATGAACAAATTGGGCTACGACAGCATCACGGAAGTACTCAAACGTGGACTTACACCACTTTCTCCAAGTGCGTTTGAGGCGGCAGCCAACGAAACAGGTGCGATGATTTTGGACGTGCGCAAAGCCGCAGTGTTCAAAGATGGTTTTATTCCGAATGCCATTAACATCGGCTTGGACGGACAATTTGCTCCTTGGGTTGGTGCTTTGATTCCTGACGTAAAACAACAAATCCTGCTTATAACCGAAGTGGGCGGAGAAGAAGAAGCCATAACACGTTTGGCGCGTGTAGGTTACGATTATGTAATCGGCTACTTAGAAGGTGGTTTCGAAGCTTGGAAAACAGCAGGCAAAGAAGTAGATACGGTTACGCGCATTACCGCCGACGAGTTTGCTAAAGGCTTTGCGAACGAAGCACTTGTCATTGATTTGCGCAGACAAGGCGAATACAGTGCCGAACACTTAGATGGCGCAAAAAATATTCCGCTTGACTATATCAATGAGCATTTGGCGGAGTTCCCGAAAGATACGCCTTTCACGATTCACTGCGCAGGCGGTTATCGCAGCATGATTGCGGCTTCTATCCTCAAATCGCGCGGTTGGTCGAACTTCAAGGAAGTAGAAGGCGGCTTTGGAGCGATTAGCAAAACCAATGTTCCCAAAACAAACTTTGTTTGTCCAAGTACATTGAAATAA